A genomic region of Glycine max cultivar Williams 82 chromosome 15, Glycine_max_v4.0, whole genome shotgun sequence contains the following coding sequences:
- the LOC100786213 gene encoding SURP and G-patch domain-containing protein 1-like protein isoform X1 yields the protein MDKGVPPSLFVNDGSFMERFKQLQQEQDKGKNVKLEDSKPIKVISGSLSPNPSFTKTPVDLKVNDTRKISQGGSSGKLAFSLKQKSKLVPPPVKLSADEDEEETEAGYVSNDAPLKRQKLGQEEGIDQSSRQLDVAPHSPSDPTVKKVADKLASFVAKNGRQFEDVTRQKNPGDTPFKFLFDERCAEYKYYEYRLAQEENALVQSRESQVPRNGGTSTSSSKQTNGHQRSSQQHTYQIPASALYESADNPRASGFSIQTSSVGSSEEPSGSSNADSLALMEFYMKKAAREEKYKQPKHSKDEMPPPASLLGKKGHHMGDFIPPEELEKFLATCNDAAAQKAAMEAAERAKIQADNVGHRLLSKMGWKEGEGLGGSRKGIADPIMAGNVKKNNLGVGAQEPGEVSAEDDIYEQYKKRMMLGYRYRPNPLNNPRKAYY from the exons ATGGACAAGGGGGTGCCTCCTAGCCTCTTCGTCAATGATGGTTCTTTCATGGAGAGGTTCAAGCAACTTCAACAAGAGCAGGATAAAGGGAAGAATGTCAAATTGGAGGATTCTAAACCAATTAAGGTTATTTCAGGGTCTTTGTCTCCCAATCCTTCCTTTACCAAAACGCCTGTGGACTTGAAGGTTAATGACACAAGGAAAATATCCCAGGGTGGTTCCAGTGGAAAGCTAGCTTTCAGtttaaaacaaaagtcaaagcTGGTGCCACCCCCTGTTAAGTTGAGTGCTGATgaggatgaagaagaaacaGAAGCTGGGTATGTTTCAAACGATGCACCACTAAAACGGCAAAAGTTAGGCCAGGAGGAAGGCATTGACCAATCATCAAGACAACTTGATGTTG CACCTCATTCCCCAAGTGATCCTACAGTGAAGAAAGTTGCTGACAAATTGGCAAGTTTTGTGGCTAAAAATGGAAGGCAATTTGAGGATGTAACACGTCAAAAAAATCCTGGGGATACACCTTTCAA ATTTTTGTTTGATGAGAGATGTGCTGAATACAAGTATTATGAATATCGGCTTGCTCAAGAAGAAAATGCTCTTGTGCAATCAAGGGAATCACAGGTGCCTCGTAATG GGGGTACAAGCACTTCATCTTCCAAACAGACTAATGGTCATCAGAGATCATCTCAGCAGCATACATACCAAATTCCTGCATCTGCTTTATATGAAAGTGCTGACAATCCAAGAGCTTCTGGATTTTCAATTCAAACATCATCAGTAGGAAGCAGTG AAGAGCCCAGTGGTTCATCAAATGCTGATTCTTTGGCACTAATGGAGTTCTACATGAAAAAAGCTGCACGGGAAGAGAAGTATAAACAACCTAAGCATTCAAAAGATGAGATGCCCCCTCCTGCTTCTCTTCtag GCAAAAAAGGCCATCACATGGGTGATTTCATTCCTCCAGAAGAACTTGAAAAGTTCTTGGCTACCTGTAATGATGCTGCAGCGCAGAAAGCTGCTATGGAGGCCGCAGAGAGGGCTAAGATTCAGGCTGATAATGTAGGCCACAGGCTCCTGTCAAAAATGGGTTGGAAAGAAG GTGAGGGTCTGGGTGGATCCAGGAAGGGTATTGCGGATCCTATCATGGCCGGTAATGTTAAGAAGAATAACCTGGGGGTTGGGGCTCAGGAACCTGGAGAGGTGAGTGCTGAGGATGACATATATGAGCAGTACAAAAAGCGGATGATGCTTGGCTACCGTTACAGACCCAATCCCCTG AACAATCCTCGCAAGGCTTATTACTGA
- the LOC100786213 gene encoding SURP and G-patch domain-containing protein 1-like protein isoform X3, with product MDKGVPPSLFVNDGSFMERFKQLQQEQDKGKNVKLEDSKPIKGGSSGKLAFSLKQKSKLVPPPVKLSADEDEEETEAGYVSNDAPLKRQKLGQEEGIDQSSRQLDVAPHSPSDPTVKKVADKLASFVAKNGRQFEDVTRQKNPGDTPFKFLFDERCAEYKYYEYRLAQEENALVQSRESQVPRNGGTSTSSSKQTNGHQRSSQQHTYQIPASALYESADNPRASGFSIQTSSVGSSEEPSGSSNADSLALMEFYMKKAAREEKYKQPKHSKDEMPPPASLLGKKGHHMGDFIPPEELEKFLATCNDAAAQKAAMEAAERAKIQADNVGHRLLSKMGWKEGEGLGGSRKGIADPIMAGNVKKNNLGVGAQEPGEVSAEDDIYEQYKKRMMLGYRYRPNPLNNPRKAYY from the exons ATGGACAAGGGGGTGCCTCCTAGCCTCTTCGTCAATGATGGTTCTTTCATGGAGAGGTTCAAGCAACTTCAACAAGAGCAGGATAAAGGGAAGAATGTCAAATTGGAGGATTCTAAACCAATTAAG GGTGGTTCCAGTGGAAAGCTAGCTTTCAGtttaaaacaaaagtcaaagcTGGTGCCACCCCCTGTTAAGTTGAGTGCTGATgaggatgaagaagaaacaGAAGCTGGGTATGTTTCAAACGATGCACCACTAAAACGGCAAAAGTTAGGCCAGGAGGAAGGCATTGACCAATCATCAAGACAACTTGATGTTG CACCTCATTCCCCAAGTGATCCTACAGTGAAGAAAGTTGCTGACAAATTGGCAAGTTTTGTGGCTAAAAATGGAAGGCAATTTGAGGATGTAACACGTCAAAAAAATCCTGGGGATACACCTTTCAA ATTTTTGTTTGATGAGAGATGTGCTGAATACAAGTATTATGAATATCGGCTTGCTCAAGAAGAAAATGCTCTTGTGCAATCAAGGGAATCACAGGTGCCTCGTAATG GGGGTACAAGCACTTCATCTTCCAAACAGACTAATGGTCATCAGAGATCATCTCAGCAGCATACATACCAAATTCCTGCATCTGCTTTATATGAAAGTGCTGACAATCCAAGAGCTTCTGGATTTTCAATTCAAACATCATCAGTAGGAAGCAGTG AAGAGCCCAGTGGTTCATCAAATGCTGATTCTTTGGCACTAATGGAGTTCTACATGAAAAAAGCTGCACGGGAAGAGAAGTATAAACAACCTAAGCATTCAAAAGATGAGATGCCCCCTCCTGCTTCTCTTCtag GCAAAAAAGGCCATCACATGGGTGATTTCATTCCTCCAGAAGAACTTGAAAAGTTCTTGGCTACCTGTAATGATGCTGCAGCGCAGAAAGCTGCTATGGAGGCCGCAGAGAGGGCTAAGATTCAGGCTGATAATGTAGGCCACAGGCTCCTGTCAAAAATGGGTTGGAAAGAAG GTGAGGGTCTGGGTGGATCCAGGAAGGGTATTGCGGATCCTATCATGGCCGGTAATGTTAAGAAGAATAACCTGGGGGTTGGGGCTCAGGAACCTGGAGAGGTGAGTGCTGAGGATGACATATATGAGCAGTACAAAAAGCGGATGATGCTTGGCTACCGTTACAGACCCAATCCCCTG AACAATCCTCGCAAGGCTTATTACTGA
- the LOC100786213 gene encoding SURP and G-patch domain-containing protein 1-like protein isoform X2, with protein MDKGVPPSLFVNDGSFMERFKQLQQEQDKGKNVKLEDSKPIKVISGSLSPNPSFTKTPVDLKVNDTRKISQGGSSGKLAFSLKQKSKLVPPPVKLSADEDEEETEAGYVSNDAPLKRQKLGQEEGIDQSSRQLDVAPHSPSDPTVKKVADKLASFVAKNGRQFEDVTRQKNPGDTPFKFLFDERCAEYKYYEYRLAQEENALVQSRESQVPRNGGTSTSSSKQTNGHQRSSQQHTYQIPASALYESADNPRASGFSIQTSSVGSSEPSGSSNADSLALMEFYMKKAAREEKYKQPKHSKDEMPPPASLLGKKGHHMGDFIPPEELEKFLATCNDAAAQKAAMEAAERAKIQADNVGHRLLSKMGWKEGEGLGGSRKGIADPIMAGNVKKNNLGVGAQEPGEVSAEDDIYEQYKKRMMLGYRYRPNPLNNPRKAYY; from the exons ATGGACAAGGGGGTGCCTCCTAGCCTCTTCGTCAATGATGGTTCTTTCATGGAGAGGTTCAAGCAACTTCAACAAGAGCAGGATAAAGGGAAGAATGTCAAATTGGAGGATTCTAAACCAATTAAGGTTATTTCAGGGTCTTTGTCTCCCAATCCTTCCTTTACCAAAACGCCTGTGGACTTGAAGGTTAATGACACAAGGAAAATATCCCAGGGTGGTTCCAGTGGAAAGCTAGCTTTCAGtttaaaacaaaagtcaaagcTGGTGCCACCCCCTGTTAAGTTGAGTGCTGATgaggatgaagaagaaacaGAAGCTGGGTATGTTTCAAACGATGCACCACTAAAACGGCAAAAGTTAGGCCAGGAGGAAGGCATTGACCAATCATCAAGACAACTTGATGTTG CACCTCATTCCCCAAGTGATCCTACAGTGAAGAAAGTTGCTGACAAATTGGCAAGTTTTGTGGCTAAAAATGGAAGGCAATTTGAGGATGTAACACGTCAAAAAAATCCTGGGGATACACCTTTCAA ATTTTTGTTTGATGAGAGATGTGCTGAATACAAGTATTATGAATATCGGCTTGCTCAAGAAGAAAATGCTCTTGTGCAATCAAGGGAATCACAGGTGCCTCGTAATG GGGGTACAAGCACTTCATCTTCCAAACAGACTAATGGTCATCAGAGATCATCTCAGCAGCATACATACCAAATTCCTGCATCTGCTTTATATGAAAGTGCTGACAATCCAAGAGCTTCTGGATTTTCAATTCAAACATCATCAGTAGGAAGCAGTG AGCCCAGTGGTTCATCAAATGCTGATTCTTTGGCACTAATGGAGTTCTACATGAAAAAAGCTGCACGGGAAGAGAAGTATAAACAACCTAAGCATTCAAAAGATGAGATGCCCCCTCCTGCTTCTCTTCtag GCAAAAAAGGCCATCACATGGGTGATTTCATTCCTCCAGAAGAACTTGAAAAGTTCTTGGCTACCTGTAATGATGCTGCAGCGCAGAAAGCTGCTATGGAGGCCGCAGAGAGGGCTAAGATTCAGGCTGATAATGTAGGCCACAGGCTCCTGTCAAAAATGGGTTGGAAAGAAG GTGAGGGTCTGGGTGGATCCAGGAAGGGTATTGCGGATCCTATCATGGCCGGTAATGTTAAGAAGAATAACCTGGGGGTTGGGGCTCAGGAACCTGGAGAGGTGAGTGCTGAGGATGACATATATGAGCAGTACAAAAAGCGGATGATGCTTGGCTACCGTTACAGACCCAATCCCCTG AACAATCCTCGCAAGGCTTATTACTGA
- the LOC100786213 gene encoding SURP and G-patch domain-containing protein 1-like protein isoform X4 encodes MDKGVPPSLFVNDGSFMERFKQLQQEQDKGKNVKLEDSKPIKGGSSGKLAFSLKQKSKLVPPPVKLSADEDEEETEAGYVSNDAPLKRQKLGQEEGIDQSSRQLDVAPHSPSDPTVKKVADKLASFVAKNGRQFEDVTRQKNPGDTPFKFLFDERCAEYKYYEYRLAQEENALVQSRESQVPRNGGTSTSSSKQTNGHQRSSQQHTYQIPASALYESADNPRASGFSIQTSSVGSSEPSGSSNADSLALMEFYMKKAAREEKYKQPKHSKDEMPPPASLLGKKGHHMGDFIPPEELEKFLATCNDAAAQKAAMEAAERAKIQADNVGHRLLSKMGWKEGEGLGGSRKGIADPIMAGNVKKNNLGVGAQEPGEVSAEDDIYEQYKKRMMLGYRYRPNPLNNPRKAYY; translated from the exons ATGGACAAGGGGGTGCCTCCTAGCCTCTTCGTCAATGATGGTTCTTTCATGGAGAGGTTCAAGCAACTTCAACAAGAGCAGGATAAAGGGAAGAATGTCAAATTGGAGGATTCTAAACCAATTAAG GGTGGTTCCAGTGGAAAGCTAGCTTTCAGtttaaaacaaaagtcaaagcTGGTGCCACCCCCTGTTAAGTTGAGTGCTGATgaggatgaagaagaaacaGAAGCTGGGTATGTTTCAAACGATGCACCACTAAAACGGCAAAAGTTAGGCCAGGAGGAAGGCATTGACCAATCATCAAGACAACTTGATGTTG CACCTCATTCCCCAAGTGATCCTACAGTGAAGAAAGTTGCTGACAAATTGGCAAGTTTTGTGGCTAAAAATGGAAGGCAATTTGAGGATGTAACACGTCAAAAAAATCCTGGGGATACACCTTTCAA ATTTTTGTTTGATGAGAGATGTGCTGAATACAAGTATTATGAATATCGGCTTGCTCAAGAAGAAAATGCTCTTGTGCAATCAAGGGAATCACAGGTGCCTCGTAATG GGGGTACAAGCACTTCATCTTCCAAACAGACTAATGGTCATCAGAGATCATCTCAGCAGCATACATACCAAATTCCTGCATCTGCTTTATATGAAAGTGCTGACAATCCAAGAGCTTCTGGATTTTCAATTCAAACATCATCAGTAGGAAGCAGTG AGCCCAGTGGTTCATCAAATGCTGATTCTTTGGCACTAATGGAGTTCTACATGAAAAAAGCTGCACGGGAAGAGAAGTATAAACAACCTAAGCATTCAAAAGATGAGATGCCCCCTCCTGCTTCTCTTCtag GCAAAAAAGGCCATCACATGGGTGATTTCATTCCTCCAGAAGAACTTGAAAAGTTCTTGGCTACCTGTAATGATGCTGCAGCGCAGAAAGCTGCTATGGAGGCCGCAGAGAGGGCTAAGATTCAGGCTGATAATGTAGGCCACAGGCTCCTGTCAAAAATGGGTTGGAAAGAAG GTGAGGGTCTGGGTGGATCCAGGAAGGGTATTGCGGATCCTATCATGGCCGGTAATGTTAAGAAGAATAACCTGGGGGTTGGGGCTCAGGAACCTGGAGAGGTGAGTGCTGAGGATGACATATATGAGCAGTACAAAAAGCGGATGATGCTTGGCTACCGTTACAGACCCAATCCCCTG AACAATCCTCGCAAGGCTTATTACTGA